A single Actinomadura algeriensis DNA region contains:
- a CDS encoding HD-GYP domain-containing protein, with protein MTSTQIRARERAAWQTIDSGQLLLIATAGLFVIVAVTQVAAVGLVQPDIAVIFGVLIALGELFRMVMPGNREMAPIATAGAIGYALLVGIGPEGAPPDAPLGVVPAAHSPLQVVAVTAVGMLIGSLPHIAVGRAPRPDAMARRLFTVSIVALCFRPLLDLALPWYLLLAAMSLIVVASCFTDVVIAALIRAEAVRTRFGIALRDEIGAKMALCAATSATAMLIAVSTTAMGQGALLIFTVPILVTQFAFRRYAGVRATYLQTVRALSRVTEVGGYVETGHSRRVAAFAVAMGRELGMAEAELLELEYAALMHDIGQLSLGDPIPGGATVLASPAEQRRIAELGAEVIKETGVLDRVADIVRLSSHPYRTGRPADETGPDGDDADRPVAPPLAGRIIKVANAYDDLVGESPDRDRGAAVLERLRLDSAAEYDPTVVEALSRVVDRRTRP; from the coding sequence GTGACCAGCACCCAGATCCGCGCCCGGGAACGGGCCGCGTGGCAGACCATCGACTCCGGCCAGCTCCTCCTCATCGCCACCGCGGGACTCTTCGTCATCGTCGCGGTCACCCAGGTCGCCGCGGTCGGGCTCGTCCAGCCCGACATCGCGGTCATCTTCGGCGTCCTCATCGCGCTCGGCGAACTGTTCCGCATGGTGATGCCCGGCAACCGCGAGATGGCGCCCATCGCCACCGCCGGCGCCATCGGCTACGCCCTGCTCGTCGGCATCGGCCCCGAGGGCGCCCCGCCGGACGCCCCGCTCGGCGTCGTCCCCGCCGCCCACTCCCCGCTGCAGGTCGTCGCCGTCACCGCCGTCGGCATGCTGATCGGCTCGCTGCCGCACATCGCCGTCGGCCGCGCCCCCCGCCCGGACGCGATGGCCCGGCGGCTGTTCACCGTCTCGATCGTCGCGCTCTGCTTCCGTCCCCTCCTGGACCTCGCCCTCCCCTGGTACCTGCTGCTCGCCGCGATGAGCCTGATCGTCGTCGCGTCCTGCTTCACCGACGTGGTGATCGCCGCGCTGATCCGCGCCGAGGCCGTCCGCACCCGGTTCGGCATCGCGCTGCGCGACGAGATCGGCGCGAAGATGGCGCTGTGCGCGGCCACCAGCGCCACCGCCATGCTCATCGCCGTGTCCACCACCGCGATGGGACAGGGCGCGTTGCTGATCTTCACGGTGCCGATCCTGGTCACCCAGTTCGCGTTCCGCCGGTACGCGGGCGTCCGCGCCACCTACCTGCAGACCGTCCGGGCGCTGTCGCGCGTCACCGAGGTCGGCGGCTACGTCGAGACCGGCCACTCCCGGCGCGTCGCCGCGTTCGCCGTCGCGATGGGCCGCGAACTCGGCATGGCCGAGGCCGAACTCCTCGAACTGGAGTACGCGGCGCTCATGCACGACATCGGGCAACTGTCCCTCGGCGACCCCATCCCCGGCGGCGCCACCGTCCTCGCGTCCCCGGCCGAGCAGCGCCGCATCGCCGAACTCGGCGCCGAGGTCATCAAGGAGACCGGCGTCCTCGACCGGGTCGCCGACATCGTCCGGCTCTCCTCGCACCCCTACCGGACGGGACGGCCCGCCGACGAGACCGGCCCGGACGGCGACGACGCCGACCGTCCCGTCGCCCCGCCGCTGGCCGGCCGCATCATCAAGGTCGCCAACGCCTACGATGATCTCGTCGGCGAGTCCCCCGACCGCGACCGCGGCGCCGCCGTCCTCGAACGGCTGCGGCTCGACTCGGCCGCCGAGTACGATCCGACGGTCGTCGAGGCGCTCAGCCGCGTGGTGGACCGCCGCACCCGGCCGTGA
- a CDS encoding acetyl-CoA carboxylase biotin carboxylase subunit gives MFESVLVANRGEIAGRIIHTARAMGLKAIAVYSRADRDLPFVSEADEAILIGPAEAARSYLNAPAIIEAARRTNAQAVHPGYGFLAENADFARQVADRGLTWVGAPPLAIARLGDKINARNLVKEAGVPVVPGVWEPVPDADTAAEEAARIGYPVMVKPAAGGNGIGMSAAHDEPALRRAFDNARARGERIFGRADILLERYVPHARHVDVQILGLPDGTVVALGDRDCSVQRRHQKLVEESPSPGVTPELRERMLAAAVRAGEAVGYRGAGTVEFLVDPAAQECHFLEMSARLQVEHPVTELVTGVDLVELQFLIAAGEPVPDAFMDPHGHAIEFRVYAEDPERFLPASGRIKVWEEPVGDGIRIDAGYAEGNKVTPHYDTLLAKLCVHGDDRTHALSRARAAVDAFRIEGLPTNLPFHAELLARPEFADGTYDTGLVARMRAR, from the coding sequence GTGTTCGAGTCCGTGCTCGTGGCGAACCGGGGAGAGATCGCCGGCCGGATCATCCACACCGCCCGGGCGATGGGCCTCAAGGCCATCGCGGTGTACTCGCGGGCCGACCGTGACCTGCCGTTCGTCTCCGAGGCCGACGAGGCGATCCTCATCGGCCCCGCCGAGGCCGCCCGCAGCTACCTCAACGCCCCCGCGATCATCGAGGCGGCGCGCCGGACGAACGCGCAGGCCGTCCACCCCGGCTACGGGTTCCTCGCGGAGAACGCCGACTTCGCGCGGCAGGTCGCCGACCGCGGCCTCACCTGGGTCGGCGCCCCGCCGCTCGCCATCGCCCGGCTCGGCGACAAGATCAACGCCCGGAACCTGGTGAAGGAGGCGGGCGTCCCCGTCGTGCCCGGCGTGTGGGAGCCCGTCCCGGACGCCGACACCGCCGCCGAGGAGGCCGCGCGGATCGGCTACCCCGTCATGGTCAAGCCCGCCGCGGGCGGCAACGGCATCGGGATGAGCGCCGCGCACGACGAACCCGCCCTGCGCCGCGCCTTCGACAACGCCCGCGCCCGCGGCGAACGCATCTTCGGCCGCGCCGACATCCTGCTCGAACGCTACGTCCCGCACGCCCGGCACGTCGACGTGCAGATCCTCGGGCTGCCCGACGGGACGGTCGTCGCGCTCGGCGACCGCGACTGCTCCGTGCAGCGGCGCCACCAGAAGCTCGTCGAGGAGTCCCCGTCCCCCGGCGTCACCCCCGAACTGCGCGAACGCATGCTGGCCGCGGCCGTCCGGGCCGGTGAGGCCGTCGGCTACCGCGGCGCCGGCACCGTCGAGTTCCTCGTCGACCCCGCCGCGCAGGAATGCCACTTCCTCGAGATGAGCGCCCGCCTGCAGGTCGAGCACCCCGTCACCGAACTCGTCACCGGCGTCGACCTCGTCGAGCTGCAGTTCCTGATCGCCGCGGGCGAACCCGTCCCGGACGCCTTCATGGACCCCCACGGCCACGCGATCGAGTTCCGCGTCTACGCCGAGGACCCCGAGCGCTTCCTGCCCGCGTCCGGCCGCATCAAGGTGTGGGAGGAACCCGTCGGCGACGGCATCCGCATCGACGCCGGGTACGCGGAGGGCAACAAGGTCACCCCGCACTACGACACGCTGCTCGCCAAGCTCTGCGTGCACGGGGACGACCGCACCCACGCACTGAGCCGCGCGCGGGCCGCCGTGGACGCGTTCCGCATCGAGGGACTCCCGACGAACCTGCCCTTCCACGCCGAACTCCTCGCCCGTCCCGAGTTCGCGGACGGCACCTACGACACCGGGCTGGTGGCGCGGATGCGCGCCCGCTGA
- the bsaP gene encoding biotin synthase auxiliary protein BsaP: protein METYCDRCGEPADRGDHAACRAARRMEPPRYCAHCRRRMIVQVTPLGWTARCSEHGDLGHDEEAPAPSRT, encoded by the coding sequence GTGGAGACGTACTGCGACCGCTGCGGCGAGCCCGCCGACCGGGGCGACCACGCGGCCTGCCGCGCCGCACGGCGGATGGAACCGCCCCGCTACTGCGCGCACTGCCGCCGCCGGATGATCGTGCAGGTGACCCCGCTCGGCTGGACCGCCCGCTGCTCCGAGCACGGCGACCTGGGCCACGACGAGGAAGCCCCCGCCCCCTCGCGCACCTGA